CCTTGCCGGACGGCAGCAGCGTGGCCGCGTGATAGGCGCGAGCCCGGCTCATGCTCGCCACGGGCGTCCAGGAGCCAGAAGCCGGGTCGTACAGCTCCGCGCTGGAGGAGATCGAGAAGCCCCAGCTGTAACCGCCCGCCACCAGCACCTTGCCGGACGCCAGCCGCGTGGCCGAGTGGTAGGTGCGGGGCATGTTCATGCTGCCCGTGCGGCGCCAGAGGCCCGTGACCGGGTCGTACAGCTCGGAGAGCGCGAGGACGTCCGAGGTGCCGTTGCCCCCCGCCACCAGCACCTGGCCGGACGCCAGGGTCGTGGCGGTATGGGAACCCCGGCGCGTGGCGAGCGTGCCCGTGGAAATCCAGGAGGACGCGGGGCAGGCCGGACCGGTGAGATTGAGGGAGAAGGTGGCGGGAGTGCTCAGCCCCGCCGTGTTCTTCACCGTGGCCACGACATGCGCGGTGGCCCCCGTCGAGGGCACGCAGGAGGGCGCCGTCCAGACGAGCTCGCTCGAGGCGACGCCCGACAGCGGAGTGCCGAGCGTGCCCCGGGCGGCGGCCCACGAGAAGGTCAGGGAGCCCCCCATGGGATCGCTCGCCGTCACGCGCAGGGTGACGTTGCCGCCAGTGGCCACGGTGGTAACGGACGAGGAGGTGCTGGAGATGCGGGGCGGGAAGCTCGGAGCGGGCTTGGTGCCCACGCACATGCGCAGGGTGCCCGTCGTCTGGCCTCCACGGCCATCGGTGACGGTGACGAAGAGCGGGCACGACCCGCATCCATCCGACGAAGGCGGAAAGCCGAACTCCGAGACGGTGAAGGCCGCCGTGCGGGAGTTGGGATTCGTCCAGGAGCCGAGGCACGCCGCGCTCCACGAGTAGGAGAGCGTGTCCCCGTCCACATCGGAAGCGGTGGCCTCCGCGGTCGTCGTCTCGCCCGGAGCGATGAAGGAGGGCGCGGCGGTGATGCGCGTCACCCGCGGCCAGGAGTTGAGCGTGGCGCCCACCGAGGCGCTCCCGCCCACGCCAGCATCCGGCACGCTCCCGCCCTCCACGGTGAAGGTGATGGCGAGGGTGGCCGAGGCGCCGCGCGAGTCCGTCACCGTCACCGTCACCGTCGCGCTGCCCGCCAGCGCGGGCGCGGTCCACGTCGTCACGGTGCCGGTGGGGTTGTCGAAGCTGCCCGCCGAGGCCGTCCACGCGTAGGAGAGCGTGTCGCCGGTGTTGGGGTCCATCGCGGTGACCTGGAGCGCCACCGTGCCGCCCGCCGCCACGCGGTTGCTGGAGGCCACCAGCGAGGTGATGCGCGGCGCGTCGTTCTCGAACCCCGTGCCCGGGCTCGTCTCCTGGAGGGTGATGTTCACCACCGCCGTGGTGCCCGCGGTGATGGTGACGTTCGTGGCCTCGCCCGCGAAGAGCTTCCGGCCCGCGGTGTCGAAGGCCTCGGCGGTGAAGGTGCGGTTGGAGCCCACCGGAATGGCCGTGAGGGTGCCGCTCCAGGTGCTGCCCGTCTTCACCAGGGTGGCGGTGAGCGGATCCATGTCCGAGGCCGTCACCGTCACCAGGACCCTGGACACCTCATCGGCGGTGACCGCCTCCACCATGGCCACGAGCTGCACGGAGCCCGTGGTGCTCACGGCGGGCGGAGTACACCCCGCTACCATCAGGACGGCCGCGGCGAGCCACAGCCAGCCCCTCTTCATCATCTGCGACATGTGGAAAGTCCCCCTCGGGAGCGACTCGCGCCGGAACAAGGCGGCGCGACGCCGTCACATTACACGGGGAACCCCGTTCCACGTCAGGGGGGCGACTGGCTCACCCCACCGTGACGCGGCGCACGCCGCGGGCCTCCAGGAGCGCGGGGAGGCGCTCGCGCTGGTCTCGACAGGCGGTCCGGCGCTGTCTGTCAGCGGCATCAGACACCCTGTAGCGACTGGTCGGTCAGCTCAGCATCAAGCAAAGGCCTCAAGATGAATAGCAACTGCTCGATCTGCGCATCCGTTAGCCACCACAAGTGGAAACGGGCCTCAGCCATGACATTGGCATTATCCCCACGGGCCGTAACAAAAATCCCAGCCAGAACAGTCAACTCCTGGGGATCTGCCTCTTCTAACGCTGGAGTTGAAAACGCTTCAGGTACGAAGCCAAGCCGCAGGCCCGTCATCGGAGCCAACTCCGAAAGCCTACTAGCCACGTCCTGATGTGAACGCCCCAGCTCACTCGCTGCTCGGATCACATGCTGGGCATACACTGTTCCCTCAAGCAAGGGAGTGCTTCCATCCACATGTTCCGATAGCAACTGCCAATCCTCTTCCTCAAGCCCAAGCCCATCCAGCACTTCTGGCTTGAAACCAAGTTGCAGTCCCAGAAATGGAGACAACTCCGACAGTCTACGCACCACTTCCTGTGGCAAGCGGTCCAACTCCCTCGCCGCTCCGATTACATCCAATACACTCACCGTGCCCTCAAACCACAAATCGCTCGCCCCCAGGCCGCCCAAAATCAACTGCCAATCCTCTTCCTCAAGTTCAAGCCCATCCAGCATTTCTGGCTTGAAACCAAGTTGCAGTCCCAGAAGCGGAGCCAACTCCGAAAGTCTACGTGCCACTTCCTGTGGCAAGCGGTCCAAATCCCTCGCCGCCCCGAGCACATGAAACACATGCACGGTGTCTTCAAACCACAAATCGCTCGCCCCCAGGCCGTCCAAAATCAACTGCCAATCCTCTTCCTCAAGTTCAAGCCCATCCAGCATTTCTGGCTTGAAACCAAGTTGCAGTCCCAGAAGCGGAGCCAACTCCGAAAGTCTACGTGCCACTTCCTGTGGCAAGCGGTCCAACCCCCGCGCCGCCCCGAGCACATCCAATACACTCACCGTGCCCTCAAACCGCAAATCGCTCGCCCCCAGGCCGTCCAAAATCAACTGCCAATCCTCTTCCTCAAGCTCAAGCCCATCCAGCGCTTCGGGCTTG
The sequence above is drawn from the Archangium gephyra genome and encodes:
- a CDS encoding kelch repeat-containing protein; this encodes MSQMMKRGWLWLAAAVLMVAGCTPPAVSTTGSVQLVAMVEAVTADEVSRVLVTVTASDMDPLTATLVKTGSTWSGTLTAIPVGSNRTFTAEAFDTAGRKLFAGEATNVTITAGTTAVVNITLQETSPGTGFENDAPRITSLVASSNRVAAGGTVALQVTAMDPNTGDTLSYAWTASAGSFDNPTGTVTTWTAPALAGSATVTVTVTDSRGASATLAITFTVEGGSVPDAGVGGSASVGATLNSWPRVTRITAAPSFIAPGETTTAEATASDVDGDTLSYSWSAACLGSWTNPNSRTAAFTVSEFGFPPSSDGCGSCPLFVTVTDGRGGQTTGTLRMCVGTKPAPSFPPRISSTSSSVTTVATGGNVTLRVTASDPMGGSLTFSWAAARGTLGTPLSGVASSELVWTAPSCVPSTGATAHVVATVKNTAGLSTPATFSLNLTGPACPASSWISTGTLATRRGSHTATTLASGQVLVAGGNGTSDVLALSELYDPVTGLWRRTGSMNMPRTYHSATRLASGKVLVAGGYSWGFSISSSAELYDPASGSWTPVASMSRARAYHAATLLPSGKVLVVGGNGSLGELSDAEVYDPATNTWSLGGYLLTSRGYGVSVQSLPSGKVMIAGGTSFTHFMELYDPVADTWGTLFPDRTHARPLVALLRSGKVLVADVEGSPRYAELYDPATNSWSPTGSTGESRSNGAAVTLASGMVLVAGGYDSSGTSTLATAELYDPAMGTWSPVGSLGLARQSFAMVPLASGAVLAVGGWTTSSPLDSVELFLP